A stretch of DNA from Bactrocera neohumeralis isolate Rockhampton chromosome 6, APGP_CSIRO_Bneo_wtdbg2-racon-allhic-juicebox.fasta_v2, whole genome shotgun sequence:
ATTCGCCACTATGTCAATTGAAAATGTGGGGGCAAAGCCGAGCACAGCATCGTGGGTAGGTGTATGTCGCGATAATGATTTTGTGGCATGTTAGGGAGGCTACTGGTGACGCGTGTAATCACAATATTGACGATGGCGACGACGTAGTTGACGGCGCACAGTTTGATTGCGGCTTTCGCGTGGTCAGTAGTTGCAGAAACATGCATTTGAGCTAACACAGCAAGCAGTGAAAAGTGATAGACAAATTAGGCAAATATTGTTTTAAGGTGTAAAAGAAGTGGACaagacaaataaaataaaattttaagattaaaaaaagcactttgtgaacaaaaatatcTAAAGAGCAGACAAAAAGCAATTATTTGGATTTTTATACGTTCTGAAGCatacttttttggaattttgctgctgtttttgctagtgcaaatgaaaaattagtataaaaaaattgaatttaattcaaagaaaatattatttcacaCTATTACTTAACTACactcaaatacaaataaaatataatactaataaatattaaataaaatgcgcATTGCATTCGACAATAGTTTTGGTTACATTTCTTTGCTGCTGATAAATTGTTTGTTGCTCTCCAGCAGCGAGGCGCAGCGTAagtgaaatattataaaataaatattaaattgacataatttgcgaaaaaaaaataaaaatttatactgcatatagtactatgtacatatttgttaaaattgttGTGAAATGcggatttgaaaaaattattataataacaaaaattaatattataaaaaaacattttaataaaaaaaatataatacaaaaacaattataataaaaaataaaattaaattaaaaaaatattataatgaaaaaaaataattattattatcacaaaaaattttgtaaaagttacACAAAGAATATggtgaacaaattttaaatgcttatttttttaaatttaatttgcaaaaaaaatttaattagcaaaTAAGTAAGTTAGCagcaaattattaaatatttttaaataaatattcatattttttttaaaattaaattgaaaattttcaataaaaattgctatttgaagtcaaaaattaaaaaatatataaattttaaattaaaaaaatgtataaaattaaattaaaaactaattacacatcaaagtaaaaaaacacatttacataataaaaaaaattaccataaaacaattataataaaaaaaattatgttcaaaattacacaaaactaaaatttaaaatagttgcAAAAGTTAAAACTGTACGCAAATCAATGTAAAaaagcatatatatacatacatatatttaaaataaacttatattacaaaatattaaaaatatcattttactaaaattaaaactttattaaaaaaattgtaaaaaaattcaaaaattttaaaatatttaaattttgatactAACTCTATATATAGTATTACTATAAAACATtgtgttttgataataatttctaataaaaaaattctattacaaaaaataaataaattttgatatgaaaaattataaaaattaaaatagatataaattttaattaaaaaataataattataaaaatatatattaataaataaaaattatttataacaaaccgaaaatatgtattttaaatagttgagcCTTTTTAGGAATTTGATACTCTTTCTTATATTGCTTTAATAAAgactgttatttaaaaaaattctaatttattaattattattatattattttcaccaACTAGGCACCGTCGGCGCACGCGGCGTGTTGCGTAGAAACTATACGGGCAAAAAACCAGTTGTCATACAACATCGCTCTCAGGATGCCGTCAATTATTACGAACATGAAAATGTAAACTTTTGGCTTTTTGCCTTCGTGCATCTCAACTGatactttgtttacatttttagggtgccaaaataataaaatcctcTCATTTTGAGTTGGATTATACGCTGGGAAGAAAAATTACATTCTTCTGCATGGCACAGGGTAGGTGAAATGGCATAATTTGATAGTAAAAAGTATaatggtattaaaaaatatttataacataaacttattacttattatattaaattcagtgctaaaagttaaaacaaaatcggaaaattcagaaaacttgtttttttcataaaaatttctttgatcTCTCTGCAGGCAATCCACGTCCCACAATCACTTGGTTCAAAGATGGCGCCGAATTGTATCAGCATCGATTTTTCCAGGTAAAATATAAAAGAGGAGACGATTTCAGATTTTAAATGAGTATTcgattttatatgaatataaatgtatatataaacataaaaggTACCAATACTTTAGGGAACCGCGTTGAAAGTCGGCGCGAGGCCGGATTTGATGCTCGATATCTCTTAAACCAACATGCATTCGTTCAAATCCTTTAAAGAACCCGTTGCAAGTTGTGCCTACATTGAAATATgccaaaaaatcgtttttttttttgttcaaaccaCGAACAGTTTATATGGACcagtccggatcaaatttgatcttgTGTGAAAATTaacatttggaaattttttcgtattaaaattttttttacttaaaattatcaaatttttaaaattgaagttttcaaatttttttcaaattaaaattttccaaaaatattgtattaaatcACGAACATTGACGACactttcaaaattgaaaatttgtattgacATTTATAAATTGGAAGAAGACGACGTTGTGGGTTTTGATCACTTCGACTAAACAGCACAACAGTAATTGATGAAAACCTTCTTTCTTTTAACAACTTTCTAGGTACATGAGTCACACATTGATACGGATATAATCAAATCGAAAATGGAAATCGATCCGACCACACAAATGGATGCAGGTAGCACGATTTATTtgaacttttatataaaataagtaaattgttTCTAATAcctatttaatgtaaaaattcacAGGCTACTATGAATGCCAAGCCGACAACATTTACGCAATCGATAGACGCGGTTTTCGCACCGATTACGTTATGATTAACTTTTagtaaatacaattttctaaatACCAaacttttgtgtaaatttttttttagaaaatgtatACGAATAAATATTGCacgtaatataaaataaaatatataaataagtgcTAACAGTTAATATTTAACACCTTTATATATTAGTCCGAATAAATTTTGACTTAAACCAAATCAGTGTGCCTCTAATTACTTGCAATGACAGCAGCCTAATATGATTAGGGACCATGAGCGAAccttacatatctacataatCTAGTATACTACAAAATCCGTGATGGGAACCAACCTAGTAGAATAATATTTGGCGACAAATTGTCGCAATTATTTAATTCAGGCAATTTTCGGTTTGACGTTGTATTTGTTTATGCTGACTTCTGGTCCCAGACAATTGGGTGTAAATGAGCAAATTGTAAAAGAGTTAAACCGATTTTGTGTGGCGCAGCAAATTACAGTGGCACTTTACTGgacatttttgatattataaaataaaattgtagtaatagaaaatttttttatttgtaacttGGAAACtggtaaaaaaaatagtttgcaattattatttcaaaatatttacaaatttttttcaaattaaaattttaatttttttccaaattttttcaaattcgaattaaaattttcaaattttttcaaattaaaatttgcaaaccTTTTCAATTTCTTGGTTTTTACTTTACTATGACCCGAAATAGAAAAAGTTATTTATCAATTCGTTTTGCCCGCACAGTTTATATGGACCAGTATACATAAAATTTGATCTTGTgtgcgaaaattaaaattttcgaattcaaatatttttacttaaaattttcaaatttttccatattttccaaattaaaatttttaaattcttaaaaatttaaa
This window harbors:
- the LOC126761647 gene encoding immunoglobulin domain-containing protein oig-4, which translates into the protein MRIAFDNSFGYISLLLINCLLLSSSEAQRTVGARGVLRRNYTGKKPVVIQHRSQDAVNYYEHENGAKIIKSSHFELDYTLGRKITFFCMAQGNPRPTITWFKDGAELYQHRFFQVHESHIDTDIIKSKMEIDPTTQMDAGYYECQADNIYAIDRRGFRTDYVMINF